CTGGTACCCGTCCCCGACGGTCGGAAACCGGGCCCACCCGCCACCGTGGACAACCCGAGGTCGCTGACCTAGCGTCTTCCAGGTATGCGGAGACATACGCTCGTGCTCGGTCTGGCGATGCTGCTGGCGCTGACCGCCTGCTCAGGATCGGACCCGGTCGCGGGGTCGCCGGCCGAGCCGTCCGAGAACATCCCGGCCGCCTCCCGGCAGAGCCCGGCCGAGGCCGAGCGGACGCTGGCCAGCCTGCGCCGCGTCGACGACCTGCCCCTGTTCGAGATGACCTACGTCGGCGACTACGACGCCCAGACCGGCCTGGACCGGCCCACCCCCAGCCCGGTCGGCTGCTCGCTCTTCGCCGCCCTCGGCGACCGGGACCGGCCGCTGTTCGCCCGGAACTTCGACTGGGACCCCAACCCGGCGATGGTGCTGCGCACCGATCCGCCCGACGGGTACGCCTCGATCTCCGTGGTGGACATCTCCTACCTCGGGGTGGGATCCGACCCGACCGGCGATCGCCGACTGCTCGACGCGCCGCTGCTGCCCTTCGACGGAATGAACGAGCGCGGCCTCGCGGTGGGCCTGGCCGCCGACGACCACGCCCGCGCGGAGCCGGTCCCCGGGCTGCCCCGGGTCGGCAGCGTCCGGATCCTCCGGCTGGTGCTCGACGAGGCGGCCACCGTCGCCGAGGCGGTGCGGGTGTTCCAGCGGTACAACCTCGACTTCGAGGGCGGGCCGCCGCTGCACTACCTGCTCGCCGACGCGACCGGAGCGTCGGCGGTGGTGGAGTTCGTCGACGGCCGGATGCGGGTGCAGCCGGGCAGTGGGGGCTGGCAGGCGCTGACCAAT
The nucleotide sequence above comes from Micromonospora pallida. Encoded proteins:
- a CDS encoding carcinine hydrolase/isopenicillin-N N-acyltransferase family protein, giving the protein MRRHTLVLGLAMLLALTACSGSDPVAGSPAEPSENIPAASRQSPAEAERTLASLRRVDDLPLFEMTYVGDYDAQTGLDRPTPSPVGCSLFAALGDRDRPLFARNFDWDPNPAMVLRTDPPDGYASISVVDISYLGVGSDPTGDRRLLDAPLLPFDGMNERGLAVGLAADDHARAEPVPGLPRVGSVRILRLVLDEAATVAEAVRVFQRYNLDFEGGPPLHYLLADATGASAVVEFVDGRMRVQPGSGGWQALTNVPVIDVPEQQRRADRRYRMLAEALTAAGGRLDAPAALELLDEVRQGHTRWSVTYGLRSGEVRVVTAGGGRHEYRLPPG